One Plutella xylostella chromosome 31, ilPluXylo3.1, whole genome shotgun sequence genomic region harbors:
- the LOC105385060 gene encoding uncharacterized protein LOC105385060: MKSTNMESCSDRLSPSSDLTNESETSLPAFPYDNTNGNFYNQPDLNEKQYFAYKQKSPKADDRKETYLQDNNRMVSFENYLSPQKNKKYLNFELKLPPNNDSSFFSQIENEEARTIRSNAYYSDVQKSCVQKCENNPNLETKVTVPVTFENVKSNDRDRVSQSFFGENENNNMRRCLNFNSEQVQCVCEALQQKGDIEKLTAFLWSLPPSELLRGNETVLRARALVAYHNGVFQELYAILEAHTFPPRHHTALQNLWFKAHYKEAEKVRGRPLGAVDKYRLRKKYPLPKTIWDGEETVYCFKEKSRNALKDCYYRNRYPTPDEKRALARKTGLTLTQVSNWFKNRRQRDRTPQQPNRPEMLVPAQYAGPQGGLSQALLPNAYYHQLQDPSHFLHGNAP, translated from the exons ATGAAATCAACAAACATGGAATCATGCTCCGATCGCCTTAGTCCATCCAGTGACCTGACGAATGAATCAGAAACGTCATTACCAGCCTTCCCTTACGATAATACGAACGGCAACTTCTATAATCAACCAGATCTGAACGAAAAACAATACTTCGCTTACAAGCAAAAGTCTCCAAAGGCAGATGATAGAAAAGAAACCTATTTGCAAGACAACAATCGAATGGTTTCCTTCGAAAACTATCTGTCACCGCAAaagaataaaaagtatttgaaCTTCGAACTAAAGTTGCCGCCAAATAATGACAGCTCGTTTTTTTCTCAAATAGAGAACGAGGAGGCAAGGACTATCCGCTCGAATGCCTACTACAGCGATGTGCAGAAAAGCTGCGTTCAGAAATGCGAAAACAATCCAAATTTAGAAACGAAAGTGACCGTGCCGGTAACCTTCGAAAATGTGAAAAGCAATGATAGAGACCGCGTTTCTCAGTCGTTTTTCGGTGAGAATGAGAACAATAATATGAGGAGGTGTCTGAATTTCAACTCGGAGCAGGTTCAGTGTGTGTGTGAGGCGTTGCAGCAAAAAGGTGACATAGAGAAGTTGACGGCCTTTTTGTGGAGTCTACCTCCTTCTGAGCTTTTACGCGGGAATGAAACTGTTTTGAG gGCCAGAGCTCTAGTTGCCTACCACAACGGCGTGTTTCAAGAACTGTACGCCATCTTGGAAGCGCACACTTTCCCGCCGCGACATCACACCGCTCTGCAGAATCTATGGTTCAAGGCTCATTATAAGGAAGCTGAGAAAGTTAGGGGTCGACCTTTAG gTGCAGTGGACAAATACCGGCTGCGCAAAAAATATCCGCTTCCAAAAACAATATGGGACGGCGAGGAAACGGTCTACTGCTTTAAGGAAAAGAGCAGGAATGCACTGAAAGACTGCTATTATAGGAATAG ATACCCGACCCCTGACGAGAAGCGCGCCCTGGCCCGCAAGACCGGCCTGACCCTCACGCAGGTCTCCAACTGGTTCAAGAACCGGAGACAGAGGGACCGCACGCCTCAGCAGCCTAATAGACC AGAAATGCTGGTGCCAGCCCAATACGCTGGCCCTCAAGGAGGCCTATCTCAAGCCCTATTGCCAAACGCCTACTACCACCAACTACAAGATCCTTCGCACTTCTTACACGGAAACGCACCGtaa